The genomic DNA aaatattaattaaaggtTGTTATAAATAGTTTTCTAAAATAtgcattttaatttaatatttttattcaagtaGCTTTGGAGGTGGTTGTATTTTGAGTATAATGTtatgtgtatgtacatattatgTAGAATAGGTCTTTCTTTACAGTTTTGTTATTACCAATGTATTTACTATTTACTTAGTATCATTGGTGAAACTAGGCAGGGATGGGTCTGGCCTCTCAAAAATGTGGACTGGGACCTTCACTTGTATAAGGTTTAGAGATTCTAAGATCCTAAAATTCTGAGTTCGTTAATAAAGCTAACGAACTAAGGGATTTGGCCCGCCTCAGAAAAAAATCCTAGTTACACCAATTTAtatcagaatttttattttcgtatATAGATGTTGTtactgttaaataaatattttaacccagtttttcttttttaaaagtaCATAATTTCTGAATCCTATGATTAGAAATTCAAAGATTGCATGAGAAGTGTAGTATTTGTTAAGTTTGATTCTCCTTTTAACTTATTAGCTTTCTTATGTTGCTTTCATGGTGTATTTCCGTATACCCTCCAAAGGGTTTAGCAATGTATCGAATCGTTCTTAATTTACCCCTTGCATCGTAATAACCATATTGTCCTTTTATTGTACCATCCCGATGTCTTTCTTCCAGCCTATACTGTCTACTTTTTCTGAAACAAATAGAAATAGGTTGAAAATGTTACACATccatataatacaaaattcgGATTTAAAGtctgtaataaataaatctaaCTTTTATAAACGATAATTAAGAAACttattcaataataattacatattatttgtagtaattgatttatttattgtatgtacaaaTTTATTCGGCGCTTTTAGCATTAGATTTACCCGTATCCAGTATCGAATCCAAAAATGTAAGTTTGTGGTCCTTCATGACCCTGTACATGAAAATGCAGTCTATCACTTTCTTTGGATAAATTCCAAGGTAAtatagtttcttcttcttgtttctTCACATGATGATCAATTACCGGTTTATCTCGTCTTAACTTCTGTAGTTTATTGTTCCCTTTCATTATATGCTTTGAATTGTTTTTACTATGTAATATTTGTTGTGGATTATCCGCGTATAATTGATGATGATGATTGGACCACAAGGCATTGTTCGCGAATACGAAAACTGCATTGGTAAAAAACTAGAAGAGAAAATgttatgaattttaaatattttcaattgaagGAGTATgctgaaaaatagaaaatttttagttcatttttttttttctataagcTGATCGATCTAAATACTAGAGATTGCTGATTTGTTTCACTTTCACGCTTTTTAGTGGCTCGGTGTTTTTTGAGGATTGATTGTAATCGCAATTCACTGTTCTAGTTGCACATTCTGTAATTTGAATtgtgaataaaaatagaaaacaacAATCGCAATATtttgaaacaaattaaaaattagaaatttagaaatttcaatggTATTAAACATATTGAAATTCTAGTTGATGTTCCTTCAGTACATAAAGGaatcttcaattttaaatcactttagataaaataataattacagtattatattgaaaatttacgaATAAAATGTTAACTTACAATAACAGAAATTgaataattcttttctataaTGTATAGTTAATTGAATGGTTAATTGAGATTTGAGGAACAATTtagttttatataaaaataaacacttACGAGAAACTTTACGTGCATTATTCACGTTAGTGACAAATTGAATGAGAAAAGAGATTGACAATTTTCATTCTAATTTGCGCTCAACTTTCATATTTCCTCTCCCTTTTATCCCCTCCACAAAGCACTCGCAATGACTATAGATCGAAGACGGAACATGCCTTCTGCTATATCCTAGTATAAATATGTGTAAAAAACTCTTTGTATTGCAATAACCTTAACCCCTTTTGATTCTATTTCTAAGAAATCGGTCAAAATCAGCAgaagattgaaaaattgttaaaataattgtttgacaaatTTGTATCTTAAAATGACCgctagaaataaaaatttttaaaaactgaCCGTTGCGCTATCTATATAAAAACGGCGGAAACTACTCAACAACTTATCGATTAAGTTTGTCGCTCTATGGAGGCAAGAGCTCTTCTTTATCGGCACCGACGACAGCCGCCATATGTTCCAGAAAATCAGTCGGTAAGTTGTTGAGTAGTTTGAACCACTTTTGTGTAGATGGTACAACCATCGAAAAAGATGTAGAGTGATGGTAATGCAGGTTTGGTGGAAGGTACGAATCCCACTGAATATACACGGATTCCCGCCTTCGGTAAAGGCGTACTCCTTTTACCTTCACCACACTActattttaatcttttttttatcttgtACTGATTTTGACTAAGAGAAGAGCGTTTCGTCTTAGAATCCTTCCTTTTAATAACGCAGAAACATGTCTGTGAGTGACGCTGAGACGTTGTACATGACGTTGTATATGAAATGTTCTCTTTTCAAAAAGACAATGAAAATTCTAGCGCTCGTTTCGACCAGGATTGCATAATTCATGTGCAACAGGAAGTAAATAATTCAGGAAACATCATGTCACCGAAACGATCACTGAATTTGAATCCCTTTCAGAGATGGAATGATACGCAATTAATGTCATCATCTTTTTGTGTTAATTTCCTTTATATATTCGAGCAAAAAGGAGCACACGTTCATTAATCGTAAGTTAACTCTACAAAACGTTAGCAGCATGAAACTTTTCGGACCGCTAATTTTAACATACATTGTTCTACTTTTCTTTGACGAAGGAACAGTAAGTTGTTTTactataattttaataaaaaattataaattgaaaaggaAATTTAGAAGCACATATGATTTTTTAGTCTTTGAAATGTCGTTCTGGGAATCAACAAGTGGACGCACGATTTCAAAAGGTGTTGATGATCTGTAAAAAGAGATACACTGATTCGAATACAGACAATTCGGAAGATTCTGTTTCGGAGAATAACAGTTCAGAAAGCGACTCAAATTCTAACGAGAATGtttatgataaaaattattttgatacaAAGGACGGCAGATCTTACAATCAGTCCACAAATACTCAAAGATATAGGTGTGATCTTTATATAAAATAGAGGCTGtattaaatttgtatattttaattattaataaatttttctttgataTAGAAATTCTAATAGAAACAGCGATATGAATACTTCTGGTCGTTCAGTAAATGGAAATATCAGACATTTCCAAAACATGAAAAACATTCGTAAATCAAATAATCAAAATTCATGGAATTCCAGAGAttcacaaaataaaaataactatCGTAATGGAGAAATGAATAACGGAGACATGAAGTTTGATAATAATACCGGTCAAGAACAAGCTGTAAGaactataaattattttttgtcCATATCTTTGTTTTTTGCACAgtataattaaataagtaACTTTAATTCGTTACAGTGTATCGTGCAGTGCTTCTTCAATGAATTGAATGTTGTAagtaaaatttcatataattcGTTTACCTTCAAGactgaaataatttataaaatcatcAGGTGGATCAGAAAGGATTTCCAGAAAGGGATATGGTAATTCCATTAATGAGCCAGAATATTCAAGATCCAGAATTGAAAGACTTTGTTGAAGAATCAATCACAGAATGCTTTCATTACCTACAATCAAACAAGAGAGAGAAGTGTGAATTTTCGCAGAACCTTTTAACATGTTTGGCTGAAAAAGGGCAACAAGTATATCTTTTAATATCTAAAAAATCAGTAGTAACTTtcattacaattattttttttattaattggtttaaatgtaaatattataacattaattataaaactaGGCACTAgattacaattaaaataagcaacaattttatttttagaaatgtGAAGATTgggaaaattaaaagaatgtCTTCATATGATTTTTTCAACCACATAAGAAGATAAAAGATTATATAGAAGacatatgtaataaaaaaaagttataaaCAGCCATTCGAGTAAATTTAAGTGAGCATATAATAGCTTTAGTAAAATTGCAAATACTATATAGCATAATGTTTTGTTAACACTTTTTCGCTTAAACTGTTTATACagcattattaaaaaaaattgccAATATCACAATATTTAACATATTTGTTATTAATGCAATATCTAGGTTCCTAAAACCCAGCATATTTTATAGTAATAAAACtatataacatttttcattttcattaccTACAGTTTTTGTATTGCAAGATACATATTATACCCAGTATACGTTTACAAGCCTAAAAagctattttcttttctttaaatctTCAAATCGTTTCATTAAATCATCGAAATCAATATCTTCGCTGGTAGATGGATTGTTTGGGGGTAAATCAGTCTCGGTTGGCACAGCTGGTAGATCTGGAAGCTGAAAATCATTCATCGGCATTTTTGATCGTGGTTGTGGTTTCGGTTTCTGCTCAGACTGTAATAGAAAAtcataaataattgttttacatAAACGTATAATAAAGCTTTAAACAAAATGTAACATTAgcaaataaacaaaaaataaatttatactatttaactcaacataatatattatagaaataattataacaCATTAATTACATTACCTGTTTGTTTAAGTCAGGTGGAAATGATCCATAGGGTGGAGGCAAATCATTTTCCTACGCAAACAAAAatctaataattatttgtaagatatatatcataatataaataaaataatacttacaGGTTTATTGCTGTTAGAGTTATCCCAAGGAATATTATAAGAAACATTAGTTGGATTATAAGGAACATTTTGATCTTTATTTTCTGTAGGTACTGATGGAGATACAAATCCCATAGGTCCCTTTTCTGAATTctaaagaaacaaattaaattaaaatggtATTCATCCCGTAATAGTATATCcaatttaacaattatttacaattaagTTTGATGTAGGATTAGGTAACAGTGGAGGTTGGGGAAATCCAATAAACCCAACTGGTTGTGGCATACCACCGCCAGAAGCTGTGTCTAAATTATTTCTAGTTTCACCTCCAACATCAATCAGAAGAGCATCTTGGCCTTCTGACATTACCTAAAACATTATTCATTGCTGTTACTTGTAATTCATTGTTTGATATTAGTTTTACTTCATAGCTTTTACCTGTGGATCTGGCTCATATTCAACATTATAATTCTTCGCAATCTCTATAAGATACTTCTCTACGAGAACTTTAGATGGTGATTGTACGCTCATTTTGTGCTTCAATTTTTCAGAAACTGTTTGTACCGCTTCCTCTCTACAAGCATCTGTGTATTGCTTACCATACTTAGATGTTAAGATATCAgcaattactttaatttcttGAACATCTGTCTGAATCCTGGGAGCAGCCCAGATTATTGTAGAAATAGCTTCTGCTAATCCTTCatctaaatttctaaaacaACCATGTAAATGATATAAAGTAAACGTAAGAGATGTGATGAATTATGGAAATCCTTACTTCATTTGTTGAATGAGTCCGAAACGCGCCAACAAGAGATCGCAATACATTTCGAGCAATTCCATAGCCTCGACCATGTAATCTTCTCTAATGATGTGTTCAACTCGTATCTTTGCTCTCTCAATTTTTCCAGCGGCAATATAATCAGCTATTTCTTTCCTTGCTTTCTGAGCAAGTtcagttttctttttctcgagTAATTTTAACCGATTTATCGCAAGACGCAAATGCGTCTTTAGTTTAGTATAATTCGGCCCACTCGAAAACATTTTTGTCGTTCTTGTCACAATTAAAGAAAACTGATATGATCTCTCATACCATACGTGGGAGAATAATATATGTTATTCGGCAACTGACGGATCAGAGTGATCAACTATGACTCAAGTTAACTATATAGGTTACTGCAACGCCAAGTATGATGATTTATTTACAACCAATTTGTATTCAAGAAATGTATGATGACAaatgtaaaaatgaattttgatatgtaaataaaataatgtatgacatataattattgaacaaTACAAAGAACaattaatacataaaaattatgGAATCTATATTGTATGTTGGTGGTATTATTCACTGATAACGTGAACGTAGTCAGAAATAAGTTAGCATGACTTTTCTTAATATGTGTTCATGTGTGAAACACGTGAAACATATATGTGGATGTGTCCAGGGCTGCTTTTAACATGGGGCAAACGGGGCACTTGCCTGGACTCCGCGCCACTTTCAAAAATACAATGAACACACTGCTGAATTTTAAAACcctgaaactttgaaatttagaaatttttatagttCTGGAATTTTGGGAATCTGAAATATTGACGTTCCAGATTTGTAGGATTTCAAACTGATGAATAACACGCGCCTTGTAATCTCTAGGGACAGCTCTGTATGTATTCATAATATTATAGcgttctttttaaatattataatgcAAATTTAAGCTCCTACAGATACAAGACTGGTCATGCTTTTTTAACTCAGATATGGCAATGCTCTGTTGGAGACActaacgataaataatgaagtATAATCGTTAATTGCAAAGCAATCTGCTCATCTCATTAGAGTGTGCAGTGTGAAGTATTTCACACTTTTATGTTAGGATAGAGCAGATGGCGCTTGTTCTCGAGACAGTTTCAGGATCCttcgaaaataaaatcatGATCAGTCTTCTTTGATTTGTAGTCACTGTTTTTGACATCAAACGCATTTCCGAATTATCGCACGTTATTTACACATGTTTGGAGTACGGACTTGTAAGTTGAATCGCATGAGTACGGGTTGACTGATAGTAGGGAATCAGATGATCTAATAGTGAAACTTGTGTAACTGCCGGCGAAGAAATTCCTGGTCATGCCTACTGTAGAGTATTTAAAAATGGTATAGCTCGTATTGTTTATCGTTAATTATACTACGTAAGAATCAGAGGTTTGAATTAAATCTATTAATCTGTTTGCAGCGCTGAAAAAATGCTAACGTCAAAACGATCGGGATCAGTCAGTCCCGAGGAGGTTGACAATGGATCTGAT from Osmia bicornis bicornis chromosome 15, iOsmBic2.1, whole genome shotgun sequence includes the following:
- the LOC114875708 gene encoding uncharacterized protein LOC114875708 is translated as MHVKFLFFTNAVFVFANNALWSNHHHQLYADNPQQILHSKNNSKHIMKGNNKLQKLRRDKPVIDHHVKKQEEETILPWNLSKESDRLHFHVQGHEGPQTYIFGFDTGYGKSRQYRLEERHRDGTIKGQYGYYDARGKLRTIRYIAKPFGGYTEIHHESNIRKLIS
- the LOC114875707 gene encoding odorant-binding protein 59a, whose product is MKLFGPLILTYIVLLFFDEGTSLKCRSGNQQVDARFQKVLMICKKRYTDSNTDNSEDSVSENNSSESDSNSNENVYDKNYFDTKDGRSYNQSTNTQRYRNSNRNSDMNTSGRSVNGNIRHFQNMKNIRKSNNQNSWNSRDSQNKNNYRNGEMNNGDMKFDNNTGQEQACIVQCFFNELNVVDQKGFPERDMVIPLMSQNIQDPELKDFVEESITECFHYLQSNKREKCEFSQNLLTCLAEKGQQKCEDWEN
- the LOC114875705 gene encoding IST1 homolog is translated as MFSSGPNYTKLKTHLRLAINRLKLLEKKKTELAQKARKEIADYIAAGKIERAKIRVEHIIREDYMVEAMELLEMYCDLLLARFGLIQQMKNLDEGLAEAISTIIWAAPRIQTDVQEIKVIADILTSKYGKQYTDACREEAVQTVSEKLKHKMSVQSPSKVLVEKYLIEIAKNYNVEYEPDPQVMSEGQDALLIDVGGETRNNLDTASGGGMPQPVGFIGFPQPPLLPNPTSNLINSEKGPMGFVSPSVPTENKDQNVPYNPTNVSYNIPWDNSNSNKPENDLPPPYGSFPPDLNKQSEQKPKPQPRSKMPMNDFQLPDLPAVPTETDLPPNNPSTSEDIDFDDLMKRFEDLKKRK